Proteins encoded within one genomic window of Vanrija pseudolonga chromosome 3, complete sequence:
- the Copb2 gene encoding Coatomer subunit beta': MPMLLDIQRKLLARSDRVKSVDFHPTEPHVICGLYNGQVKIWNYETQTDIKTFEVTDVPVRCVKYIARKNWFVSGSDDFQLRVYNISTGEKVTSFEAHPDYIRCLTVHPTLSLVLTGSDDMTIKCWDWDKGWRCVQIFEGHTHYIMALAINPKDPQTFASACLDHTVKVWSLGSPVPNFSLEAHEKGVNYVDYYHGSDKPYIVTTGDDRLVKIWDYHAKSCVQTLESHTANVSFAIFHPSLPVILSGSEDGTVKIWHSSTYRLENTLNYGLERAWCVAYRKTGNEVAVGFDEGAVVIKLGRDEPSVSMDSSGKIVYARNTEILSANVSNLASDGEVVEDGARVHVPLRELGTTEVYPQSLQHSPNGRFVTVCGDGEYIIYTALAWRNKAFGSGTSFAWAADSNTYAVLEGKSKLRVYRNFKERPGLIKSVGSWAIEGIHGGPLLAARGSGFVMFWDWETGAVVRRIEVDATNVSWSGSGDLVAITAEDSFYVLRFDRDAYAARLDSGEIIGDEGVEEAFDIVAEVSEQVKTSRWVGDCFIYTNSTNRLNYLIGDQTSVINHFDQNIYLLGYIPSHNRVYVVDKELNIYSYALSLTVVEYQTAILRGDLAEAERILPSIPNDQRNRIARFLEAQDLKELALNISTDADHKFDLAIGLNDLEAALELVRATPEAGSEPKWKIIGDKALAAWQLDLAQEAFERSKDLPALLLLFTSLSDRAGLERLAKLAEEKGANNIAFAAYLQLGDSASCVDLLAKTDRLPEAALMARSYKPSAAGPVVKKWKAELESQGRPKVAQTIADPEEDRELFDEVAASAGKLDSEGSGVIVEKERESVDGLVEQVKSLAVEEESKEEAEAETEAAVVDEEIAVDEGAEQGGAETPDATAAAPTPAPGKKKGKKK, translated from the exons ATG CCGATGCTACTCGACATCCAG CGCAAGCTGCTCGCTAGGTCTGACAGGGTAAAGTCGGTCGACTTCCACCCGACAGAACCCCACGTCATCTGCGGTCTCTA CAATGGTCAGGTCAAGATCTGGAACTATGAGACGCAGACCGACATCAAGACGTTCGAAGTCACCGACGTGCCAGTCCGTTGCGTCAAGTACATTGCCCGCAAGAACTGGTTCGTCTCGGGCTCGGATGACTTCCAGCTCCGCGTCTACAACATCTCGACCGGCGAGAAGGTCACGTCGTTCGAGGCGCACCCCGACTACATCCGCTGTCTCACTGTCCACCCCACGCTCTCGCTCGTGCTCACCGGCTCGGATGACATGACTATCAAGTGCTGGGACTGGGACAAGGGATGGCGCTGCGTCCAGATCTTCGAGGGCCACACTCACTACATCATGGCGCTGGCTATCAACCCCAAGGACCCGCAGACGTTCGCCTCGGCCTGTCTCGACCACACGGTCAAGGTCTGGTCGCTCGGCAGCCCCGTCCCCAACTTCAGCCTCGAGGCCCACGAGAAGGGCGTCAACTACGTCGACTACTACCATGGCAGCGACAAGCCCTACATTGTCACGACTGGTgacgaccgcctcgtcaagATCTGGGACTACCACGCCAAGTCCTGTGTCCAGACCCTCGAGTCGCACACTGCCAACGTCTCGTTTGCCATTTTCCACCCCTCGCTTCCCGTTATCCTGTCCGGCTCCGAGGACGGCACCGTCAAGATCTGGCACTCGTCGACCTACCGCCTTGAGAACACGCTCAACTAtggccttgagcgcgcgtGGTGTGTCGCCTACCGCAAGACCGGCAACGAGGTCGCTGTTGGTttcgacgagggcgcggtTGTCATcaagctcggccgcgacgagcctTCCGTGTCGATGGACTCGTCGGGCAAGATTGTCTACGCCCGCAACACTGAGATCCTGAGCGCCAACGTGTCCAACCTCGCCTCGGACGgagaggtcgtcgaggatggcgcgcgcgtccacGTCCCGCttcgcgagctcggcaccacCGAGGTCTACCCCCAGAGCCTGCAGCACAGCCCCAACGGCCGTTTCGTGACCGTCTGCGGTGACGGCGAGTACATCATCTACACCGCCCTTGCCTGGCGCAACAAGGCCTTCGGCAGTGGTACCTCGTTTGCCTGGGCCGCCGACTCGAACACTTACGCCGTTCTCGAGGGCAAGTCCAAGCTCCGCGTCTACCGCAACTTCAAGGAGAGGCCTGGTCTCATCAAGTCTGTCGGCTCGTGGGCCATCGAGGGCATCCACGGTGGtcccctcctcgctgcccgcGGCTCGGGCTTCGTCATGTTCTGGGACTGGGAGACCGGAGCTGTTGTTCGTCgtatcgaggtcgacgctACCAACGTTTCGTGgtctggcagcggcgacctcgtcgccatcaccgccgAGGACTCGTTCTACGTCCTCCGCTTTGACCGTGACGCTTACGCGGCGCGTCTCGACTCGGGCGAGATcattggcgacgagggcgtcgaggaggcctTTGACATTGTTGCCGAGGTCTCGGAGCAGGTCAAGACCAGCCGCTGGGTTGGTGACTGCTTCATCTACACCAACTCGACCAACCGTCTCAACTACCTCATCGGCGACCAGACCAGCGTCATCAACCACTTTGACCAGAACATCTACCTCCTCGGCTACATCCCCAGCCATAACCGCGTCTACGTTGTCGACAAGGAGCTCAACATTTACAGCTACGCCCTGTCGCTTACCGTTGTCGAGTACCAGACTGCTATCCTCCGCGGTgaccttgccgaggccgagcgcatcCTCCCCAGCATCCCCAACGACCAGCGCAACCGTATTGCCCGCTTCCTCGAGGCCCAGgacctcaaggagctcgcgctcaacatctcgaccgacgccgaccacaAGTTTGACTTGGCGATCGGACtcaacgacctcgaggccgctcTTGAGCTCGTTCGCGCCACGCCCGAGGCTGGCTCCGAGCCCAAGTGGAAGATCATCGGCGacaaggccctcgccgcgtggcagctcgacctcgcccaggAGGCGTTCGAGAGGTCAAAGGACCTCCCTGCACTGCTTCTCCTCTTCACCTCGCTCTCTGATCGTgctggcctcgagcgcctggccaagctggccgaggagaagggcgcCAACAACATTGCGTTTGCCGCCTacctccagctcggcgacagcgcgTCATgtgtcgacctcctcgccaagacCGACCGCCTCCCCGAGGCTGCATTGATGGCCCGCTCATACAAGCCTTCGGCTGCCGGCCCCGTCGTCAAGAAGTggaaggccgagctcgagagtCAAGGACGGCCAAAGGTCGCGCAGACGAttgccgaccccgaggaggaCCGCGAGCTgttcgacgaggtcgcggccTCTGCTGGCAAGTTGGACTCTGAAGGCTCGGGCGTGATTGTTGAGAAGGAGCGTGAGTCTGTTGACGGCCTGGTGGAGCAGGTCAAGAGTTTGGCTGTGGAGGAGGAgtccaaggaggaggccgaggccgagaccgaggccgctgtcgtcgacgaggagattgccgtGGACGAGGGAGCTGAGCAAGGGGGAGCAGAGACACCAGACGCGACGGCTGCGGCACCAACACCTGCGCctggcaagaagaagggcaagaagaagtaG